One part of the Marichromatium purpuratum 984 genome encodes these proteins:
- a CDS encoding tetratricopeptide repeat protein, whose amino-acid sequence MSDRDDTQGLDMDLASGIAAFEARQFTSATSLLAPLAEGGNPEAQYRMAIMAQNGLGMAANSALAYRYMRAAAESGLGLAQHGLGFMYMQGECAEQNHGEAARWFRKAADQGLVGSMTTLAMLHEEGLGVDKDPEEAKRLYRLAGFEERG is encoded by the coding sequence GCGGTATCGCCGCCTTCGAGGCGCGTCAGTTCACCAGCGCAACCAGCCTGCTCGCCCCGCTGGCCGAGGGCGGCAACCCCGAGGCCCAGTACCGGATGGCGATCATGGCGCAAAACGGGCTTGGCATGGCCGCCAACAGCGCACTCGCCTATCGTTATATGCGCGCTGCGGCCGAGAGCGGCCTGGGATTGGCCCAGCACGGGCTGGGGTTCATGTACATGCAGGGCGAATGCGCCGAGCAGAACCACGGCGAGGCGGCGCGCTGGTTCCGCAAGGCCGCCGACCAGGGCCTGGTCGGTTCGATGACCACACTGGCGATGCTCCACGAGGAGGGGCTCGGCGTCGACAAGGACCCGGAGGAGGCCAAGCGGCTCTATCGGCTGGCGGGGTTCGAGGAGCGCGGCTAA
- the cls gene encoding cardiolipin synthase: MSTTATIVTVLLYLLHLSLQIAVLGRVLLRPHRQPASRVAWVVVVLVFPVVGMLAYLFFGEVGIGRSRVARLRAVLARLPSPPPGAPALVPEQHAHLFRLGESICNYRAVGGNRGQLMADSDSTVETLVADIDAARAHVHVLFYIWLPDHNGTRVAAALARAATRGVTCRAMADDLGSRAMIRSRHWRAMREAGVRLATALPIGNPLMRPIKGRIDLRNHRKIVVIDDRITYCGSQNCADPEFRVKPRYAPWVDAMIRFEGPIARYNLHLFASDWMSHVDDPLDELLARPLPPAHPDGFAAQVIGTGPTVRYSAMPEVFETLMHSARHELVITTPYYVPDESMQDALCAAAHRGVATTLILPARNDSRIVGAASRSYYAGLLEAGVRIFEFVPGLLHTKSLTLDGAVALIGSANLDRRSFELNYENNILFHDPTLTAALRARQQDYLAQSREITRAAVADWSLPRHLVNNAVAMFGPVL, translated from the coding sequence GTGAGCACCACCGCCACCATCGTCACCGTCCTGCTCTATCTCCTGCACCTGTCGCTGCAGATCGCGGTGCTCGGCCGCGTGCTGCTGCGCCCGCACCGCCAGCCGGCCTCGCGCGTGGCTTGGGTGGTGGTGGTGCTGGTCTTCCCGGTGGTCGGCATGCTCGCCTATCTGTTCTTCGGCGAGGTCGGGATCGGCCGCAGCCGTGTCGCCCGGCTGCGCGCGGTGCTCGCGCGCCTGCCCAGCCCACCGCCCGGCGCGCCAGCGCTGGTACCGGAGCAGCATGCCCACCTGTTCCGGCTCGGCGAGTCGATCTGCAACTACCGCGCCGTCGGCGGCAACCGCGGCCAGCTGATGGCCGACTCCGACAGCACCGTCGAGACCCTGGTGGCGGACATCGACGCCGCACGCGCGCACGTCCATGTGCTCTTCTACATCTGGTTGCCCGACCACAACGGAACCCGGGTGGCCGCCGCCCTGGCCCGCGCCGCGACGCGCGGCGTCACCTGCCGGGCGATGGCCGATGATCTCGGGTCTCGTGCGATGATCCGCTCGCGCCACTGGCGCGCGATGCGCGAGGCCGGGGTACGGCTGGCCACGGCACTGCCCATCGGCAACCCGCTGATGCGTCCGATCAAGGGCCGCATCGATCTGCGCAACCACCGCAAGATCGTCGTCATCGACGACCGCATCACCTACTGCGGCAGCCAGAACTGCGCCGACCCCGAGTTCCGCGTCAAACCGCGCTACGCCCCCTGGGTCGACGCCATGATCCGCTTCGAGGGACCGATCGCCCGCTACAACCTGCACCTCTTCGCCAGCGACTGGATGAGCCATGTCGACGACCCGCTCGACGAGCTGCTCGCCCGACCGCTGCCGCCGGCCCACCCCGACGGCTTCGCCGCGCAGGTGATCGGCACCGGACCGACGGTGCGCTACTCGGCCATGCCCGAGGTGTTCGAGACGCTGATGCACAGCGCGCGGCACGAGCTGGTCATCACCACCCCCTACTACGTCCCCGACGAATCGATGCAGGACGCGCTCTGCGCCGCCGCCCATCGGGGCGTGGCCACCACCCTGATCCTGCCGGCGCGCAACGACTCGCGGATCGTCGGCGCGGCCAGTCGCAGCTACTACGCCGGGCTGCTCGAGGCCGGGGTGCGGATCTTCGAGTTCGTCCCCGGGCTGCTGCACACCAAGTCGCTCACCCTCGATGGCGCGGTGGCGCTGATCGGCTCGGCCAACCTCGACCGCCGCAGCTTCGAACTCAACTACGAGAACAACATCCTCTTCCACGACCCCACGCTCACCGCCGCGCTGCGCGCGCGCCAGCAGGACTATCTCGCCCAGTCGCGCGAGATCACCCGCGCGGCGGTCGCCGACTGGTCGCTGCCGCGCCATCTGGTCAACAACGCCGTGGCGATGTTCGGCCCGGTGCTCTGA